AGATGAAAAAAGATCTTTTTCCGCGTTCTTTCCATCTTGCAGCTTCCATGTTAGTATACCCTTCTGCAACCAAAATGTAAGAAAAATCTTTTACCATTTCTTCCAGTCTGCCTTCAACAGATTCGTAAATCTTCATTCCTTTCGGCAATAACCTGTTCATCGCCTGAATACAGGCCCGATCTATTTGCGTACCCTCTTCCGTCTCCACCTCGATAAACTCGCAGATACTTTCAATACCGACCGGCAGGGCCTCTGATAATTTTATCCTGGGGAGAGGGTGATACCTGCCGTGCATCCTGATCCTGATCCCTGACGCCCTGAAGATACGTAAAAGGATATTCATCGTGTCGATGTGGCCGATATAACGTGAATCGCCGTATTTCCCGTAGCGGAAGGTGAACTTTTTTGAAGATTGAAGATCGGGGGTCGGGGGTCGGGGGTCGGGGATCGGGGGTCGAAGTTCATATTCCGTCGTTCGTTGTTCGGCGTTCGGAGTTCGGAGTAAATCTTCGTTGTTCACTCTCCGCTCTTCGCTCTCAGCTCTCTGCTGCAAGTGGCCTGCTCTTCTGTCCGTAGCGCACCCTATCCCGCATCCCGCGCAGCCGCTGTAGCAGTCAACACTCTTCTCACCCGCCATAGCCCTTCCGTATTCATCCTTCAGAAAAGCGTCGCTTACGCCGGAATCAATAAAATCCCAGGGTAATGACGCATCCGGTTTCCTCCCGCCGGTATAATCTGCCATCGATAATCCGTTCTCTTGAAACCAGCGTTCATAAGTATCGAAACTAAAAAATTCACGCCAGGCCTCAAGCCTTGCGCCTTCCTGAAAGAGATATTCAAAGAGCCCTGAAAGTCTCTCATCACCTCTCGACAAAACCCCCTCGATCATGCTGAGCTTGATATCCCTGTATTTTATCCTCACGCCCTTCCCTTTGAGCAGTCCTTTCAGCAGGCGCATCTTCTCCTGCAGGACACGCTCGTCGTCCATGGGCAGCCACTGGAAAGGCGTATGAGGCTTCGGGACGAAAGGCGAAACCGAGAGGTTCACCTCGATCCCTTCCTTTTTAAAAGGGAGGAGGATCTCCCTGACACTCGCGAAATCTTCTTCTTTCTCCCATGGGAAACCGAGCATGAGATAGAGTTTTATCCTTTTCCAGCCGTATCTTTTCAGAAGAGGCAGTTGCCTGAATAACATCCCGAGGTCAATATCTTTGTTGAGCCTGCAGCGCAATTCCTCTGTGGCCGCCTCAAGCGCAAAGGTAAATCCGGTTCGCGCCACGCTGCCTATGGCACCTATCTCGTACTCACCTATGCTGCCGATCTTCAGGGACGGCAGTGATATCGATATCCCCCTGTGATTGTTCCTTACATGCTCCAGGACGTCAAAAAGACCGTTGTAATCCCCCGAACTCAGTGAAAGCAGGGATACCTCTTCGTATCCCGTATTGCATAACCCTTCGTCAATAATCTTGCAGACATTTTCAACGGACCTCTCCCTGTAAGGCCTGTACCCGAACCCGGCAAGGCAGAACCTGCAGCCGTTCCCACAGCCTCTCGATATTTCCACGTTCAGCCTGTTGTGGACGCTGCCGACAACGGGGATCGGGGGGCTTACAGGGTGACGGGTGCCGTCAAGGTCTTTCACGTAGAGCCGTTTTATCCTCTCCTTCGGGAATAACGGTGAATAAACGCCCTCAAGTCCTGACAGTTCTTCGATCAGTTGTGTCCGCTTCATCCCCTTTAAGGACTTCGCGACAGCAAGGATATTC
This Syntrophorhabdaceae bacterium DNA region includes the following protein-coding sequences:
- a CDS encoding TIGR03960 family B12-binding radical SAM protein — its product is RISIYDILYTKYEIRNTMDYKMLNIPQTIMRPARYTGNEPGRVMKDPGDVDVRFALCYPDVYEIGMSYYGHFLLYELANSVPGIWCERCFAPWIDMDRYIRENRLSLCTLESGTPLHKMDCVGFSLTYEMNVTNVLNMLDLGGIKIRSIERTGGPVVIGGGPLMLNPKQYERFFDLIVVGEADEVLLNILAVAKSLKGMKRTQLIEELSGLEGVYSPLFPKERIKRLYVKDLDGTRHPVSPPIPVVGSVHNRLNVEISRGCGNGCRFCLAGFGYRPYRERSVENVCKIIDEGLCNTGYEEVSLLSLSSGDYNGLFDVLEHVRNNHRGISISLPSLKIGSIGEYEIGAIGSVARTGFTFALEAATEELRCRLNKDIDLGMLFRQLPLLKRYGWKRIKLYLMLGFPWEKEEDFASVREILLPFKKEGIEVNLSVSPFVPKPHTPFQWLPMDDERVLQEKMRLLKGLLKGKGVRIKYRDIKLSMIEGVLSRGDERLSGLFEYLFQEGARLEAWREFFSFDTYERWFQENGLSMADYTGGRKPDASLPWDFIDSGVSDAFLKDEYGRAMAGEKSVDCYSGCAGCGIGCATDRRAGHLQQRAESEERRVNNEDLLRTPNAEQRTTEYELRPPIPDPRPPTPDLQSSKKFTFRYGKYGDSRYIGHIDTMNILLRIFRASGIRIRMHGRYHPLPRIKLSEALPVGIESICEFIEVETEEGTQIDRACIQAMNRLLPKGMKIYESVEGRLEEMVKDFSYILVAEGYTNMEAARWKERGKRSFFIWQGKGIKQLWLQGQFTRIVKTPTRRIHGI